Proteins from one Brevibacillus humidisoli genomic window:
- a CDS encoding DJ-1/PfpI family protein: MRQQWRVGIFLYEEVDVLDVAGPFEVLSLTGYTQKHVARILDGTDCQEDHPFIVRTVSETGEAVKAHNGLRIVPDYGFADAPHFDILVIPGGAALTVKRMMDNSTVIDWIGEQMKQVQLMTSVCTGSFLLAKAGLLAGKQVTTHRFGQDALALLNPDLQIVPDQKVVDQGNLITSGGISAGIEMALHVVGRLLGREAAVTTARSLEYDGYHPVVPAASYSQERLSWNRAIRQLVRLFRLYLYERAQKRIQR, encoded by the coding sequence GTGCGGCAGCAGTGGAGGGTGGGGATATTCCTGTACGAGGAGGTAGATGTGCTTGATGTTGCCGGTCCGTTTGAAGTGCTTTCCCTTACCGGGTACACGCAGAAACACGTCGCTAGAATTCTCGATGGTACGGATTGTCAGGAGGACCATCCGTTTATCGTGCGGACGGTATCGGAGACGGGAGAAGCGGTGAAGGCGCACAATGGCCTGCGCATCGTGCCCGACTACGGGTTTGCGGATGCGCCTCATTTTGATATCCTTGTGATTCCCGGTGGGGCTGCGCTGACGGTAAAACGGATGATGGACAACAGCACCGTCATCGACTGGATCGGAGAGCAAATGAAACAAGTACAGTTGATGACGTCTGTCTGTACCGGATCGTTTTTGCTGGCCAAGGCCGGGCTGCTTGCGGGAAAGCAGGTCACCACTCACCGGTTTGGTCAAGACGCTTTGGCGCTGCTCAATCCCGATCTGCAAATAGTGCCTGATCAAAAGGTAGTGGATCAGGGGAATCTGATCACCTCAGGTGGGATATCGGCAGGGATTGAGATGGCATTGCACGTAGTGGGCCGATTGCTTGGCCGGGAAGCCGCAGTGACCACGGCGCGTTCGCTGGAATACGACGGCTACCACCCGGTTGTCCCGGCAGCCTCCTATTCACAAGAACGATTGTCTTGGAACCGGGCGATCAGGCAGTTGGTACGGCTGTTTCGTCTGTATCTGTACGAACGTGCTCAAAAAAGGATACAGCGGTAA
- a CDS encoding ketoacyl-ACP synthase III, translated as MTNTGVALSSRARITAIGSYVPEKVLTNHDLEQMVETSDEWIVQRTGIRERRIAAADEFTSDLCVAAVNDLARRYGKSLDDVEVVIVSTSTPDFPFPSVSSQVQARLGLEGAGAIDLQAACAGFAYGLHLANSLITAGMHKKVLVIGAETLSKITDYSDRTTCILFGDGAGAVLVERDEEHPGFLSYHLGSQGEGGVHLYCSGLSSKIGDQELIDNKRIVQNGREVYKWAVTTVPKGMQKVVEKVGMTLDQVDWFIPHSANLRMIESICEKTGFPLERTLYSLEYYGNTSAATIPLSLHMAIKEEKIKAGDTILMYGFGGGLVHAGLLIKWGKV; from the coding sequence ATGACAAATACAGGAGTGGCTCTCTCCTCTCGTGCACGCATAACCGCAATTGGCAGCTACGTGCCAGAAAAGGTTTTGACCAATCACGATTTGGAGCAGATGGTAGAGACCAGCGACGAATGGATTGTGCAGCGGACCGGGATACGGGAGCGGCGCATAGCTGCTGCAGATGAATTTACCAGTGATCTCTGTGTCGCCGCTGTAAACGATTTGGCGAGAAGGTACGGAAAATCGCTGGATGATGTGGAGGTAGTGATCGTTAGCACGTCTACACCAGATTTCCCATTTCCCAGTGTATCCAGTCAAGTACAGGCCAGGCTTGGACTAGAGGGGGCGGGAGCGATTGATTTGCAGGCAGCATGCGCCGGATTTGCGTATGGCCTGCATTTGGCCAATTCGCTGATTACGGCGGGCATGCATAAAAAGGTGCTGGTGATCGGGGCAGAGACGCTGTCAAAGATTACGGACTACAGTGACCGTACGACGTGCATCCTATTTGGCGATGGAGCAGGAGCGGTCTTGGTCGAGCGCGATGAAGAACATCCTGGGTTTCTATCGTATCACTTGGGTTCCCAAGGCGAAGGTGGTGTTCATCTGTACTGCAGCGGACTTTCCTCCAAGATTGGGGATCAGGAGCTGATCGACAACAAACGGATTGTTCAGAACGGTCGGGAAGTGTACAAGTGGGCCGTCACCACTGTGCCAAAAGGAATGCAAAAGGTTGTGGAGAAGGTGGGCATGACCCTGGACCAGGTTGACTGGTTTATTCCGCACAGCGCCAATCTGCGCATGATCGAATCGATTTGCGAAAAGACTGGTTTTCCGCTGGAGAGGACACTCTACAGCTTGGAATACTATGGGAATACATCGGCAGCAACGATCCCTCTATCGCTTCACATGGCCATCAAGGAGGAGAAAATAAAAGCGGGAGATACGATCTTGATGTACGGATTTGGTGGTGGATTGGTCCACGCCGGATTGTTGATCAAGTGGGGGAAAGTCTGA
- the secA2 gene encoding accessory Sec system translocase SecA2 has protein sequence MLGLVKKIFGDANEREVKKMFKRVEKINALEPEIAALSDEQLRQKTEEFKSRLAQGASLDDILNEAFAVVREGSKRVLGMRHFDVQLIGGMVLQEGRIAEMKTGEGKTLVATLATYLNALQGKGVHVVTVNEYLAERDATTMGKLYGFLGLTVGLNKHGISTDEKRAAYNCDITYGTNNEFGFDYLRDNMVLYKEQMVQRPLYYAIIDEVDSILIDEARTPLIISGAANRSTELYHICAHFVKRLEEETDYTVDEKLKIVSLTDEGVAKVEKAFNIDNLYDTKHITLNHHITSALKAQVLFKRDVDYVVQNGEVVIVDEFTGRLMVGRRYGDGLHQAIEAKEALKVQSESMTLATITLQNYFRMYQKLAGMTGTAKTEEEEFKKIYGLDVVVIPTNRPVIRQDLPDVIYKTEDAKYKAVVNEIIERHKKGQPVLVGTISIENSERLSKMLRQKGVPHNVLNAKQHEREAEIIARAGQYGSVTIATNMAGRGTDIQLGEGVAEVGGLHILGTERHESRRIDNQLRGRSGRQGDPGSSQFFLSLQDELMRRFGAENIMNMMDRLGMEEDVPIESRLVSRAVESAQKRVEGSNFDARKVVLQYDDVMNQQREVIYKQRRDILENENLREVVLGMIASVIERMVEAYCPKEEVPEEWDLQGLLDSANNGFLREETITLKDLKGKEAEEILELLKSEVEKQFAKREEEIGELMSEFEKVVVLRAVDSKWMDHIDAMEQLRQGIHLRAYGQTDPLREYQFEGYEMFQAMVAKIEEEVALYIMKAEVSQNLERQEVIKGQAANQKELKTSGPSERPTSATSGDAEPKNRAQRRAEEQERRRQQKRTR, from the coding sequence ATGTTAGGACTGGTAAAGAAAATATTTGGTGATGCAAACGAGCGAGAAGTGAAAAAAATGTTTAAACGCGTTGAGAAAATCAACGCTTTGGAACCGGAGATTGCTGCGTTGAGTGATGAGCAGCTGCGGCAAAAAACAGAAGAGTTCAAGTCTCGCCTGGCTCAGGGTGCGAGCCTCGACGATATTCTAAACGAAGCGTTTGCCGTTGTCCGTGAAGGATCCAAACGGGTACTGGGCATGCGCCATTTCGACGTGCAGTTGATCGGTGGGATGGTGCTGCAGGAGGGACGCATCGCGGAGATGAAGACCGGGGAAGGGAAAACCTTGGTGGCGACGCTGGCAACCTATTTGAATGCCCTGCAAGGGAAAGGCGTCCATGTGGTCACTGTCAACGAATACTTAGCTGAGCGTGACGCCACGACCATGGGTAAGCTGTACGGTTTTCTCGGCCTGACGGTTGGCCTCAACAAACACGGCATCAGTACAGATGAAAAGCGCGCTGCCTATAACTGCGACATTACGTACGGGACAAACAACGAGTTCGGGTTTGATTACTTGCGGGACAATATGGTCTTGTACAAAGAGCAGATGGTACAGCGCCCGCTCTACTATGCGATTATCGACGAGGTAGACAGCATCTTGATCGACGAGGCCAGGACGCCGTTGATCATTTCCGGGGCGGCCAACCGCTCGACGGAGCTTTATCACATCTGCGCTCACTTCGTCAAACGGTTGGAAGAGGAGACCGACTATACGGTTGATGAAAAGCTGAAGATTGTCTCCTTGACTGACGAGGGTGTCGCCAAGGTAGAAAAAGCCTTTAATATCGACAACTTGTACGATACCAAACACATCACGCTGAATCACCACATCACCTCTGCGTTGAAAGCACAAGTGCTGTTCAAGCGGGATGTCGACTATGTGGTGCAGAACGGCGAAGTGGTGATCGTGGACGAATTTACCGGACGCCTGATGGTCGGGCGGCGGTATGGCGACGGTCTGCACCAGGCGATCGAGGCCAAAGAAGCCCTAAAAGTACAAAGCGAGAGTATGACCCTCGCGACGATTACGCTGCAGAACTACTTCCGTATGTATCAGAAACTGGCTGGCATGACCGGAACGGCCAAAACAGAAGAAGAAGAGTTTAAGAAAATCTACGGGCTGGACGTAGTTGTCATCCCGACCAACCGTCCGGTGATCCGTCAAGACTTGCCAGATGTAATTTATAAAACCGAAGACGCAAAGTATAAAGCGGTCGTCAATGAAATCATCGAGCGGCATAAAAAAGGACAGCCTGTGCTGGTCGGGACGATCTCGATCGAGAATTCGGAGCGACTTTCAAAAATGTTGCGGCAAAAAGGTGTTCCGCATAACGTGCTCAACGCCAAGCAGCATGAGCGTGAGGCGGAAATCATCGCCCGTGCAGGGCAGTACGGCTCCGTTACGATTGCTACCAACATGGCTGGTCGCGGAACCGACATCCAGCTCGGTGAAGGCGTAGCGGAAGTGGGCGGACTGCACATCCTCGGGACGGAGCGTCACGAGAGCCGCCGGATTGACAACCAGCTCCGCGGACGCTCCGGACGTCAGGGTGACCCTGGTTCGTCACAGTTTTTCCTCTCGTTGCAAGATGAGTTGATGCGCCGCTTTGGAGCGGAAAATATCATGAACATGATGGACCGATTGGGCATGGAGGAAGACGTACCGATCGAGAGCCGGTTGGTGTCTCGTGCTGTTGAATCAGCGCAAAAGCGGGTGGAAGGCAGCAACTTCGATGCCCGTAAAGTGGTTCTGCAGTATGATGACGTGATGAACCAGCAGCGTGAGGTCATCTACAAGCAGCGTCGCGACATCCTGGAAAATGAGAACTTGCGTGAAGTAGTGCTAGGCATGATCGCAAGCGTCATTGAGCGCATGGTAGAAGCATACTGTCCAAAGGAAGAAGTACCGGAAGAATGGGATCTGCAAGGATTGCTGGATTCGGCCAACAACGGCTTCCTGCGTGAGGAAACGATTACCCTCAAAGATCTCAAGGGCAAGGAAGCTGAAGAAATTCTCGAGTTGCTCAAGAGCGAAGTGGAGAAACAGTTCGCCAAACGGGAAGAAGAGATTGGCGAGTTGATGTCCGAGTTTGAGAAAGTGGTCGTTCTGCGTGCGGTAGACAGCAAGTGGATGGATCATATCGACGCGATGGAACAGCTGCGTCAGGGTATTCATCTGCGCGCTTATGGACAGACCGACCCGTTGCGTGAATATCAATTCGAGGGCTACGAGATGTTCCAGGCGATGGTTGCCAAGATCGAAGAAGAAGTGGCGCTCTACATCATGAAAGCAGAAGTGAGCCAGAATCTGGAGCGTCAGGAGGTTATCAAGGGACAGGCAGCCAACCAGAAAGAATTGAAAACATCAGGTCCTTCGGAGAGACCGACCAGTGCCACCTCAGGCGATGCCGAACCGAAAAACCGGGCGCAGCGCCGTGCGGAGGAGCAGGAACGGCGGCGTCAGCAGAAGCGCACGCGCTAA
- the hpf gene encoding ribosome hibernation-promoting factor, HPF/YfiA family translates to MKMQVRGENIQVTAALRDYVEKKLGRLERYFDNGQVKDVNVTLRVLRGDGIIEVTIPMTGVIIRAEETHEDMYAAIDLVIEKLERQIRKYKTKINRKLRHDSTAKIALRQAESVAVLTDDEEDDDELNIVRTKRFDLKPMDAEEAVLQMDMLGHSFFVFQNSVTNEVNVVYRRNDGRYGLIEPK, encoded by the coding sequence ATGAAAATGCAAGTTCGTGGTGAAAACATTCAGGTTACTGCAGCTCTTCGCGACTATGTAGAGAAGAAACTCGGCCGTCTCGAACGCTACTTCGACAACGGGCAGGTGAAAGACGTCAACGTAACCTTGCGAGTCCTCCGGGGGGACGGGATCATCGAGGTGACCATCCCTATGACAGGCGTGATCATCCGCGCCGAAGAAACTCATGAAGACATGTATGCCGCTATCGATCTGGTGATTGAGAAACTGGAGCGTCAAATCCGCAAATATAAAACCAAGATAAACCGCAAGCTTCGGCACGATTCGACGGCGAAAATAGCGCTGCGTCAGGCAGAATCGGTGGCTGTCCTGACAGACGATGAAGAAGACGACGATGAGCTGAACATCGTCCGCACCAAACGGTTTGACTTGAAGCCAATGGATGCGGAAGAAGCCGTCTTGCAGATGGATATGCTGGGACACAGCTTTTTTGTCTTCCAAAACAGCGTAACCAATGAGGTAAATGTCGTTTATCGTCGAAACGATGGACGATATGGATTGATTGAACCAAAATGA